Genomic segment of Serinicoccus hydrothermalis:
CGTATGCGGCTGATGTGTGACTCCAGCGACGCGGGGCCGGGTGCGCCATTCGACATCTCGGTGAGCAGCTGGCTCCGGGACACCACGCGACCTGGGTGCCGGGCGAGGACCATCAGAAGGTCGAACTCGCTCTTCGTGGTGGCTATCACGGCGCCGTTGACGAGGAGCTGACGACGTTCAGGCCAGAGCACCACTTCTCGGCTGACCGCGATGGTCTCCTCTGGAGCGCCCGTGGGAGCGATCCGAGGGGTCCGGTTCCGGTGGAGGGCGCTGATGCGGCTCGTGAGCCGGGCGGCCGACGAGGGTAGTCCGAGGACGTCGTGAGCGCCGAGGCCGAGCAGACCGGTCTCCTGCTGCTCGGTGAGCCCGCGCACCAGAACCAAGGTCGGGATGCCATTCGAGGTCAGGTGACGCAGCGCATCAACCAGTGGAACGTCCATCTCTGGCCCGACCAGCACGGCGGCGGCGGCCTCTCGCGGAAGGCGGCGCTGTCGTGCGGGGTGTGGTCCGGAGAAGGGAAGCTGCGTAGAGACCAGGGCGTGCGCGGTAGCATCAACGTCGCCCGCCGATGC
This window contains:
- a CDS encoding winged helix-turn-helix transcriptional regulator — translated: MESHVLLISAQASAGDVDATAHALVSTQLPFSGPHPARQRRLPREAAAAVLVGPEMDVPLVDALRHLTSNGIPTLVLVRGLTEQQETGLLGLGAHDVLGLPSSAARLTSRISALHRNRTPRIAPTGAPEETIAVSREVVLWPERRQLLVNGAVIATTKSEFDLLMVLARHPGRVVSRSQLLTEMSNGAPGPASLESHISRIRRKVMDQGGPRLIESIRGVGYHLSDSGPAAGPRRAAGD